The DNA segment ACTTTTTCCTAGAACACCGCGGCGGAATCACCGACGAAGACGCCGTTCGCAAGATTATCCTCTACGGAGGCCAGGTCCCAGAGGTGAACAAGTCCTTCACCTACATCGGGAACCCGGACCTAGCCGCAATCAAGCCCCTGCGCGATACGCCTCTCATGCCGAACGAGGTTGCGCCCTTCTACCACCACCCAACGATTTACATGGGTGCGGGCGGGGTTTTGGGACAAAAGTCAATCATCAACGGGTCGCCTACGTCAGAAAAGGTGTATCGTCGCGCCGCAAGGATCGGGGCGAGCGTCAAGCTATACGACCCCAAACTCGACAAGTCTATCATCGGCAGCGGGAGCGTTTCCGACCTTTTCTTACCGTTCAATGCCGACGCTAGAGCGCAACTCAGCGCCCTTCAAACGTCCGGTCGTAACGTCGTGGAACTGCGCCTAGAGGAAGAGGTTCTATAATGATCATTCGCGGGGGTAATTTCACCGCTTGTTCGAAACAGGTGGACTCCTTAGATTAGGACCCATCCGTAAGTTAATGGATGGTATTGACGTATATAAACCTCCGGAACGCCTAGTCGCGCCCCCGAGCCAGAGCGGATGGCCCCGTAGGATGTTTGGCAGCGGCATCGGAGCCGATTCTCCTACACGCGATTCCTAGCCCGGTCGATTGTCCTACAGTCGAGAAATTCTCCTACAAAGCCTCTCCGGCGGCAAGCTATTTAAAGCACCTCCAATTGGCGCGCGCACTTCGCGGTCGTTCATGGTCGAGTACAAGGTCGTCGTCTCTGAGGGGAGCACATCGTACGCGCGTACGGTGGCCGACCCCCAGTCCGCCGGTTTCCTCGGAAAGCGCATCGGGGAGACGGTCGGAGGGGAGCTCGTGGGGGCCCCGGGATACGCCTTCCGGCTCACGGGAGGGACGGATCGCAGCGGTTTCGCACTCCGCTCGGATGTTCCCGGAGGCCGACAGCTGCGCCTGTACGTCGGTGACGGATTCGGCTTCCAAGCGCCGCGGCACGGGATGCACCGCCGGCGCACGTTCCGCGGGAACACGATCAGCGAGGAGACCGTCCAGGTCAACCTCGTGGTCGAGCAGAAGGGGCCGAAGCCGCTCTCGGAGCTGTTCGTTCCGGTGGCGGCCCCGACGTCATGAAGGTACCTCGACAACCCGAAGTCAACATCGGTCTGGTCGGCCACGTTGACCACGGGAAGACCACGCTTACCCAGACGCTCACGGGGGAGTGGACCGATCGCCACTCCGAGGAGCTCAAGCGTGGGATTTCCATCAAGCTCGGCTACGCGGACGCCGCATTCTATCGATGCTCGAACTGCGCCCCACCCGCGGGGTTCTCCGTAACCCCCATCTGCACGACGTGCGGCGGCGAGGCGAAGTTCCTGCGGGCGGTCTCCTTCGTGGACGCCCCGGGCCACGAGACCCTGATGGCGACGATGCTCTCCGGAGCGGCACTGATGGACGGGGCGCTCCTCCTCATCGCGGCGAACGAGCCGGTCCCCCAGCCCCAGACGCGCGAGCATCTCTACGCCCTCGACATCATCGGCGTGCACAAGGTGGTCGTGGTCCAGAACAAGATCGATCTCCTTTCCTCGGAGAAGGCCCTCGAGAACTACCAGCAGATCCGCCAGTTCCTGCAGGGAACCCCGCTCGCTTCCGCGCCCGTGGTTCCGATCAGCGCGAACCACAAGGTCAACATCGACGCCCTGATCGCCACGATCGAGGAAACGATCCCGACCCCTCCCCGCGACCTCTCCAAGCCTCCGCTGATGTACGTGGCACGCTCCTTCGACGTGAACCGGCCCGGCACGCTCCCCAAGGACCTCCGCGGCGGGATCCTTGGCGGATCGCTCGTGCAGGGGCACCTGAAGGTCGGAGAGGACATCGAGATCCGGCCGGGATTCTCGAGCGCCCCCGGGGTCACGACCGAATCGCTCCACACCCGGATCACCTCGCTCATCTCCGGCGGGCAGGAGTGGGACGAGCTGCGCCCCGGAGGGCTCGCGGCGATCGGAACGACCCTCGACCCCTCGCTGACAAAGGGGGACGGGCTCACCGGTCGCCTCGTAGGCGCGGCGGGCACGCTGCCTCCCGTCAGCCAGAAGATCCGCCTGAAGGCAACCCTGCTCGACCGGGTCCTTGGCGCGGAACGGGAGACGAAGGTCGAGAAGATCCGAACCAACGAGACGCTCGCGGTGACCGTCGGCACCACCATCGCCTCGGGAAAGGTCACGAGCGCTCGTGGGGACGAGGTCGAGCTGAGCCTCGGCCGGGCCGTCACGGTCTTCCCGCAGAGCCGCGTCGCCATCTCGCGGCGGATCAGCGCCTGGCGCCTGATCGGCTACGGGATCGTGGAGGGACCGGCAAAATGAAGGCGGACCTGATGCAGATCCTCTGCTGCCCCGTGTGCCGGGGCGAGCTCACCCTCACCTCTCGTCGGACCGAGGGGGTCGAGATCATCGACGGCACGCTGACCTGCCCGAAGTGCCGCATCGATTACCCCATCGAAGACGGGATCCCCGACCTGTTGCCTCCCGAAGACCGGGAGTGAACATCCCCCCTCGGACCTCATCGGCCGGTGCGCCGAGCCCCGGGATTCGGCTCATCATCGATCGAGGAGCCCTTCCCGCCCCCTCGGCCGTGGGGTTCCGCTCGAAACGAAGGGTTATGGGCGGCTTGGCCGAGCCAGGGCGATGGCCCGGACCCCTGCCTCGTCCGACCTCGACGAGGACGACCTGATAATCGACGACGAGGAGGAGGAGCCGAAGCGATCTCCCCGGCATCCGAAGTCCTCCCGTCCGACCAACGTCCGTCGGACGAGGCCACGGCCCATCCGGGGGTGGAAGGTGTCCGGGGCCAGGGCCGAGCCCCCCACCGACCGAGAGTCGGAGGGGTACTATCGCACGGGAAGGCGGGGCAAGCCGTCCCCGACATGGCGGGCCCGGGATTCGCTGTACTTCGCGCCCCTGGTCGCCCTCGCGATCATCATCCTCCTCCTCGTCGGCGTGTTCGGCTACACCCAGAACTGGCCCCCGGTGTACGTCGTCGAATCGAGCAGCATGCAGCACGGAGGGTCCGACCAGGTCGGGCTGATCAACGCGGGCGATCTCGTGCTCGCCCAGAAGATCCCCGTGCCCCAGGTCGTCACCTACATGGTTGGGATGGGGCGGGGGTACTCGACGTACGGCGAATACGGGGACGTCATCCTCTACTCTCCCAACGGTCAAGGCGGCACGCCCATCATCCATCGTCCGCTCGTCTATCTCGATTGGAACGCGACGAGTGCGAGGTTCTCCATCCCGGAGCTCCAGGGGCTCGCGTGTGGCTCGAATCCCAACGCGAGCTGGTCCACCTCGGGGACCCTGGGGGGCTGCGCTTGGAACGATCTTCCGAACGGTACCGTGCTCAACCTCTACCGGATCGGATGGCAGCCCGCCACCGTCAGCGTGACCCTCGGTTCTGCGACCTCCGGGGCCCACTCCGGCTTCCTGACGATGGGGGACAACAACTTCGACTGCGCCGCTTCCCCATGCCGGGGAGAGCCCGACCAGGGCCCGGCCGCGATCAGCCAGATCGTCGAGCCCGGTTGGGTGATCGGCGTCGCGCGCGGCATGCTCCCCTGGGTCGGATCCGTCAAGTTGCTGATCGATGGAAACGCGGGATCGGTCCCCGCGCAGTCCTGGCAGTTCCTGGGGATCACGATCGCCGCACTGGTCGGGGCCGCCTTCGCTATCCATTACGCCGGTCGCTACGTCCGCCCGATGGACCCGCGGCGCGCAGTCGAACAGGAGGCCCGAGAGGATGAGGCGGCGGAGGAAGAGGGATCCGAGGACCGGGGGAAGCACTTCTGGAGCCGACTGTCGTTCCGACGTCCGAACGAGGACGACGAGGAGGACATCGACCGTCCCGCTCCCCGACGCAAGCTGAGGGGAGGCGGACGGCCGAAGCCGACCGTCCGGCGCCCATCAAAGACGCACACGGCCAAGCAGAAGGACGACCGATTGTAGAGCCCGGGCCAGAGCGGGCCCCGCCAAACCCTTTTGTCCCGGCCCCGGTCTCCGCCGGACGGGAACGAGTGGGGATGCACGTCATCGGAGGCACCGCATCGACCGATCTCGCCGAGAAAATCTCGCGTGAACTCGGCAACGCGCCGTTTGCGGTGCCGTTCACCAAGCGGTTCCCGGACGGCGAGCTCTACCTGCGGGTCGGTGGTCGGTTCGACGGCGAGGACGTGGTCATCGTGCAGTCCACCCGAAGCGATGAGGACCTGCTCGAACTCCTTCTGCTCCAGGACGCCGTCCGGGAGGGCGGGGCGCTCCGTACGTTCATCGTGATCCCCTACTTCGGGTACGCCCGACAGGATCGGCGCTTCTTCCCCGGGGAACCCATCAGCGCTCGGGCGCTCGCCCGGCATGTCGAGCTCGACGCGGATGCGCTGGTGATGGTCGATCTCCATTCCCCCCAGACACTCTCGCACTTCTCCAAACCCGTGTACGAAGCGAGCGGCATCCCCGCGATCGCGCGCCTGTTGCGCGAACGACCCGTCGATTACCTCGTCTCTCCGGACAAAGGCGGCATCGAGCGCGTCCGCCGCCTCGGGGAGATCCTCCAACTGCCGTGGTTCGCTCTGGAGAAGAAGCGGATCGACAGCGAGCACGTCGAGCTGAGGCTCCCGGCCCAGGCCCCCGCCGAGCTCGCGGGCAAGCACATCGCCATCCTCGACGACGTTATCTCGACGGGAGGGACAATCGTCGAAGCCGCCAAACTCCTCCACCGGAACGACGTCGGGGCCATCACCGCGGCCTGCACCCACGGGCTGTTCCTTCGAGATGCCTTCGAACGCATCAAGGCCGTCACGAACGAGATCTACGCCACCGACACCCTTCAGAACGGCGCGGAGAAGGTCTCGGTCGCTCCGG comes from the Thermoplasmata archaeon genome and includes:
- a CDS encoding S6e family ribosomal protein — protein: MVEYKVVVSEGSTSYARTVADPQSAGFLGKRIGETVGGELVGAPGYAFRLTGGTDRSGFALRSDVPGGRQLRLYVGDGFGFQAPRHGMHRRRTFRGNTISEETVQVNLVVEQKGPKPLSELFVPVAAPTS
- a CDS encoding translation initiation factor IF-2 subunit gamma; the encoded protein is MKVPRQPEVNIGLVGHVDHGKTTLTQTLTGEWTDRHSEELKRGISIKLGYADAAFYRCSNCAPPAGFSVTPICTTCGGEAKFLRAVSFVDAPGHETLMATMLSGAALMDGALLLIAANEPVPQPQTREHLYALDIIGVHKVVVVQNKIDLLSSEKALENYQQIRQFLQGTPLASAPVVPISANHKVNIDALIATIEETIPTPPRDLSKPPLMYVARSFDVNRPGTLPKDLRGGILGGSLVQGHLKVGEDIEIRPGFSSAPGVTTESLHTRITSLISGGQEWDELRPGGLAAIGTTLDPSLTKGDGLTGRLVGAAGTLPPVSQKIRLKATLLDRVLGAERETKVEKIRTNETLAVTVGTTIASGKVTSARGDEVELSLGRAVTVFPQSRVAISRRISAWRLIGYGIVEGPAK
- a CDS encoding methytransferase partner Trm112, whose translation is MKADLMQILCCPVCRGELTLTSRRTEGVEIIDGTLTCPKCRIDYPIEDGIPDLLPPEDRE
- a CDS encoding S26 family signal peptidase, whose product is MARTPASSDLDEDDLIIDDEEEEPKRSPRHPKSSRPTNVRRTRPRPIRGWKVSGARAEPPTDRESEGYYRTGRRGKPSPTWRARDSLYFAPLVALAIIILLLVGVFGYTQNWPPVYVVESSSMQHGGSDQVGLINAGDLVLAQKIPVPQVVTYMVGMGRGYSTYGEYGDVILYSPNGQGGTPIIHRPLVYLDWNATSARFSIPELQGLACGSNPNASWSTSGTLGGCAWNDLPNGTVLNLYRIGWQPATVSVTLGSATSGAHSGFLTMGDNNFDCAASPCRGEPDQGPAAISQIVEPGWVIGVARGMLPWVGSVKLLIDGNAGSVPAQSWQFLGITIAALVGAAFAIHYAGRYVRPMDPRRAVEQEAREDEAAEEEGSEDRGKHFWSRLSFRRPNEDDEEDIDRPAPRRKLRGGGRPKPTVRRPSKTHTAKQKDDRL
- the prs gene encoding ribose-phosphate diphosphokinase, whose amino-acid sequence is MHVIGGTASTDLAEKISRELGNAPFAVPFTKRFPDGELYLRVGGRFDGEDVVIVQSTRSDEDLLELLLLQDAVREGGALRTFIVIPYFGYARQDRRFFPGEPISARALARHVELDADALVMVDLHSPQTLSHFSKPVYEASGIPAIARLLRERPVDYLVSPDKGGIERVRRLGEILQLPWFALEKKRIDSEHVELRLPAQAPAELAGKHIAILDDVISTGGTIVEAAKLLHRNDVGAITAACTHGLFLRDAFERIKAVTNEIYATDTLQNGAEKVSVAPDVAQILVRNIGAT